One Helicobacter pylori genomic window, CCCCCACGCACAAAACATTTTCTAAATTCAAATAAGAACGCATGTTATCTGCACTAATCCCCCCAGTGGGACAAAATTTCACCCCTTTAAAAGGGCCGTTAAAAGCGTTTAAAAGCTTAACGCCCCCGCAATACTCTGCCGGGAAAAATTTCAAAGCGTGATAGCCCAATTCTAAAGCTTGCATGACTTCACTACTGCTAGAAACCCCTGGTATTAAAGGCATGCCTTTTTTCTTTGCGTGTTCTAAAAGGCTAGGCGTAAGACCCGGGCTAATCAAAAACTCTGCCCCTCTATTTTGCGCTTGCTCTAATTGAGTAAGGTTTAGGATCGTGCCAGCGCCCACGCGCATTTTTGGCACATTCTTAGCGATAAGCTCTATGGTCTCTAAAGCGCAACTGGAGCGCAAAGTAACTTCTATGATTGGAATACCCCCCTCTATCAGGCTTTGCGCTAAAGGCACAGCATCTTTTATATCCTCAACCACCACCACAGGGACAATGGGGCTAATTTGTAAAATCTCTATTATTTTATCTTGCATTTTATCTCCTTTATACCTTTATGCCAAAACTCATGCCACCCTCTTCAGCGGTATTGGCATTCAATCTCAAACTCGTAAACAATTCCCTACCCAGCCCAAAAGTAGGCTTTTCTAAATTTTCTAAGGTTTCTAAAAACAAAGGGTTGATGCCTCTCTTTTCAAAATCCTTTTCAAGCACATTCAAAGCGTTATTAGGAGCGTCTAATTCTATCCAATCGCCATCTTTAATCTTAATGATCGCCCCGTTTAACGCTCCCTCAGGGCTTAAATGGATCGCGCTAGGCACTTTCCCGCTCGCCCCGCTCATGCGCCCATCCGTAACCAGCGCAACCTTATAGCCCATATCCTGCAAAGCCCCTAAATTCGTGGTGAGTTTGTGCAATTCTGGCATGCCATTAGACTTAGGTCCTTGGAAAGGCAAGACCGCCACAAAGTCCCTTTCTAATTCTTTATTTTTAAAGCGTTCTAAAAATTCGCTTTGGGTTTTAAAAACAATCGCTCTGGCCTTGACTTTCCTATGCTCATCTTTAATGGCTGAGATTTTAATCACGGCCCGCCCTAAATTACCCTTTAAAATTTTAAGCCCCCCATTAGCGGCAAAAGGATCGCTAACAGGGCGTAAAATATCCGTATTCAGGCTATGATTGATGGCGTCTTTATACACCAATTGGTCGTTTTCTAAAAAGGGGGTTTTGGTGTAATTTTGCATGCCTTTTTGCGTTTCTGTATCCATAATGGTATGCGTGTCCTCAAATAAAAGCCCCTCTTTTAACAATTCCTTGATCACAAACGCTAAACCCCCACACGCTTCAAAAGCGTTCACATCAGCCGATCCGTTAGGATAGACTTTAGCTAAAAGGGGTATGAGATTAGAAACGGCGTCAAAATCATCCCAATTGAGAATCACCCCGCAAGATCTAGCGATAGCGATCAAATGCAAAGTGTGGTTAGTAGAACCTCCGGTTGCCATTAAGCCTATAAGAGCGTTAAGAATGCTTTTTTCATCAATGAGTTTGGCTAAAGGCAGGACTTTCCCGCTCGCTAATCTTTTCGCACTCTCTTCTACTAAAACCTTCCGTAAGGGGTTGTTAGGGTTAATAAAGCTAGAATTAGCCACATGCAACCCCATAAACTCCATCATCATTTGATTAGAATTAGCCGTGCCATAAAAAGTGCAAGTGCCCACATCATGATAGCTTTGCATTTCCACTTTTAAAAGCTCTTCTCTGTTGATTTTTCCTAGAGCAAAATCTTGGCGCGCTTTGGCTTTTTTATAATTTTCTATCCCGCTCACCATAGGCCCGCTTGGCACAAACACGCTCGCTAAATTCCCAAAACTTAACGCTCCTATGAGCAAGCCTGGCACGATTTTATCGCACACGCCTAAAAAAAACGCCCCGTCAAAAACATTATGGCTTAACCCTACGGCGGTGCTTAAAGCGATCACATCTCTACTGAATAAGCTCAATTCCATGCCCTCATAACCCTGCGTGATACCATCACACATCGCTGGCACGCCACTAGCGACGCTCGCATAAGCGTTATGCTCTTGCAACTCTTTTTTAATCCAGTCAGGGTAATTTTTAAAAGGTTGGTGGGCTGAAAGCATGTCGTTATAAGCGGTGATAATCGCAAAATGCTTTCTTTTATGCGAACCTAAAGGCATTTTTAAATGCTCTGGCATGCTCGCTGTAACATGCGCAATATTCGCACAACCCAAGCTCTCAACCTTGGGCTGGTTTTTAGGGTTAAAGATATTTTCTAAATAAAGTTCTCTGGTTTTTTTGCTACGCTCTGTAATTTTTTCTTTGATTTGTTCTAAAGAATGCTTAGGCATGAACACCCCTTCAATTAAGATTTAATATATAATAATAACTTAAAAACACTCTAAAAGGGTTATTGATGTTGGATTTTGATTTGGTTCTTTTTGGTGCGACTGGGGATTTGGCCATGCGAAAGCTCTTTGTTTCGCTCTATGAAATTTATACCCATTATGGTTTTAAAAAAGATTCTAGGATTATTGCATCTGGGCGTAAGGAGCTATCCAATGAAGAGTTTTTAATGCTTCTTTGTGAAAAAACGCAACTGCATTCAAGAGAAAAGGGTAAGGAATTTTTAGCCCATATCAGTTATTTGCGTGTCCGTTTGGATAACCCTAAAGACTTTGAAGAATTGAGTAAAATCGCTACAAAAAATAAGCCCTTGATCTTCTACTTTTCTATCTCCCCTAGTTTTTTTGCAACGACCGCTCAAAATTTAGCCAAAAACGCGCTCAATCACGCTAACACTCGTTTGATTTTAGAAAAACCTTTAGGGCATGATTTAAAGACTTGTCAAGAGATTTTTCAAAGCATTAGCGCTTTTTTTAAAGAAGAACAAATCTTTAGAATCGATCATTATTTAGGGAAAAAGGGCGTTCAAAATATCCTTGAATTGCGCCTAAATAACCCTATCTTAAACATTTTATGGGATCAAATCAGTGCGGTTGAAATCTGCGTGTATGAGACTTTAGGGGTGGAAGAAAGAGGCGAATTTTACGATAAAATCGGGGCTTTAAGGGATATGGTTCAAAACCATCTCTTGCAAGTTTTATCCCTTATCGCTACAGATTTACCCAACGATTTAAAAGATTTAAGGAAAGAAAAAATCAAAGTTTTAAAAACCTTACAACCCCCCAAAGATTTCAAAAAACAGGTTATTCGGGCCCAATATCAAGGCTATAGAGATGAAAATAAGGTTAATAAAGAGAGCCAGACAGAAACTTTTGTCGCTATTAAAGCCTTTTTGGATACGCCCAAATTTAAAGGCGTGCCTTTCTATCTTAAGCATGCTAAAAAAATGCCCCGCAATCAAGCGAGCGTGAAAATCCATTTTAACGCAGTCAATACGCTAGAATTTTTCCTCTCTCAAGATAAAATCACCCTCACCCTAAAAGATCATCAAAACCCCCTTATTTTAGAAACCCACAACGAACAAGAATTTTTACAGCCCTACGCTAAGTTGCTCTATGATGCGATACAAAATAACCACAATAATTTCGCCCACCAGTTGGAATTAGAAGCGTCATGGGTTTTTATTGACACGCTCATAGAGGGTTTTATGAATAACGCCACGCCCTTATATTCCTATGAAAGCCATAATCTCAACGAATCAGAATTTTTAAAACCACTCTATCAATAAAAGGGATTTCATGGGTTATCAATTGTTTGAATTTGAAAATTTAGAAGATTGCCACAGGGCTTTAATAGAGCGTTTTAAAGAATTTTTTAACGCCGCCTTAAAAAAGCATCATCAAGTTTCTATCGCTTTTTCTGGGGGCCGTTCGCCCATTAGTTTGTTGCAAAAATTGAGCGTTTTGGATCTCAAATGGCATGAGTGTTTAATCAGTTTGGTAGATGAACGCATTGTAGAGACTAGCCATGATGATAGCAACACCAAATTATTGCATGACTACTTGTTGCAAAATAACGCCTTAAAAGCTTCTTTCACCCCGCTTTTGCCTAAAAAGATTTCTGGCGATACAAACGAACTTTTAGATTTTGCTAACCAGCATTTCAAACAGCCCCATTTAGCCATTTTGGGCATGGGGACTGACGGGCATACGGCTAGCCTTT contains:
- the pgl gene encoding 6-phosphogluconolactonase; its protein translation is MGYQLFEFENLEDCHRALIERFKEFFNAALKKHHQVSIAFSGGRSPISLLQKLSVLDLKWHECLISLVDERIVETSHDDSNTKLLHDYLLQNNALKASFTPLLPKKISGDTNELLDFANQHFKQPHLAILGMGTDGHTASLFPETSAFLNEEKENIVLTKPINAPYERLSMSINALENCEKLFLSISGVEKREVLEKALKESAPYSLPIARILHSKKVTTEVFYAKN
- the edd gene encoding phosphogluconate dehydratase translates to MPKHSLEQIKEKITERSKKTRELYLENIFNPKNQPKVESLGCANIAHVTASMPEHLKMPLGSHKRKHFAIITAYNDMLSAHQPFKNYPDWIKKELQEHNAYASVASGVPAMCDGITQGYEGMELSLFSRDVIALSTAVGLSHNVFDGAFFLGVCDKIVPGLLIGALSFGNLASVFVPSGPMVSGIENYKKAKARQDFALGKINREELLKVEMQSYHDVGTCTFYGTANSNQMMMEFMGLHVANSSFINPNNPLRKVLVEESAKRLASGKVLPLAKLIDEKSILNALIGLMATGGSTNHTLHLIAIARSCGVILNWDDFDAVSNLIPLLAKVYPNGSADVNAFEACGGLAFVIKELLKEGLLFEDTHTIMDTETQKGMQNYTKTPFLENDQLVYKDAINHSLNTDILRPVSDPFAANGGLKILKGNLGRAVIKISAIKDEHRKVKARAIVFKTQSEFLERFKNKELERDFVAVLPFQGPKSNGMPELHKLTTNLGALQDMGYKVALVTDGRMSGASGKVPSAIHLSPEGALNGAIIKIKDGDWIELDAPNNALNVLEKDFEKRGINPLFLETLENLEKPTFGLGRELFTSLRLNANTAEEGGMSFGIKV
- a CDS encoding glucose-6-phosphate dehydrogenase, whose product is MLDFDLVLFGATGDLAMRKLFVSLYEIYTHYGFKKDSRIIASGRKELSNEEFLMLLCEKTQLHSREKGKEFLAHISYLRVRLDNPKDFEELSKIATKNKPLIFYFSISPSFFATTAQNLAKNALNHANTRLILEKPLGHDLKTCQEIFQSISAFFKEEQIFRIDHYLGKKGVQNILELRLNNPILNILWDQISAVEICVYETLGVEERGEFYDKIGALRDMVQNHLLQVLSLIATDLPNDLKDLRKEKIKVLKTLQPPKDFKKQVIRAQYQGYRDENKVNKESQTETFVAIKAFLDTPKFKGVPFYLKHAKKMPRNQASVKIHFNAVNTLEFFLSQDKITLTLKDHQNPLILETHNEQEFLQPYAKLLYDAIQNNHNNFAHQLELEASWVFIDTLIEGFMNNATPLYSYESHNLNESEFLKPLYQ
- a CDS encoding bifunctional 4-hydroxy-2-oxoglutarate aldolase/2-dehydro-3-deoxy-phosphogluconate aldolase is translated as MQDKIIEILQISPIVPVVVVEDIKDAVPLAQSLIEGGIPIIEVTLRSSCALETIELIAKNVPKMRVGAGTILNLTQLEQAQNRGAEFLISPGLTPSLLEHAKKKGMPLIPGVSSSSEVMQALELGYHALKFFPAEYCGGVKLLNAFNGPFKGVKFCPTGGISADNMRSYLNLENVLCVGGSWLTPKDLIQNKEWDKITEICKRALANI